In Populus alba chromosome 1, ASM523922v2, whole genome shotgun sequence, a single window of DNA contains:
- the LOC118038181 gene encoding probable sugar phosphate/phosphate translocator At3g14410, translating into MADRSRSFLKEGTLTYAYILLYIALSSGQIFFNKWVLSSKEINFPYPLGLTLLHMVFSSVLCFVLTKVFKVMRVEEGMTLEIYTTSVIPIGATFAMTLWLGNTAYLYISVAFAQMLKAIMPVAVFILGVAAGLEMMSCRMLLIMSVISFGVLVASYGEININWIGVVYQMGGVVGEALRLIFMEILVKRKGLKLNPISVMYYVSPCSSVFLFIPWIFLEKSRMEAHGTWNLQPLVLMLNSLCTFALNLSVFLVISHTSALTIRVAGVVKDWVVVLLSALLFADTKLTIINLFGYAIAIAGVAAYNNHKLKKEASKGSSDESKHPESIPLTEPSTSNS; encoded by the exons ATGGCGGATCGGAGTCGAAGTTTCCTGAAAGAAGGAACATTAACGTATGCTTATATTCTCCTTTACATTGCTCTCTCCAGTGGCCAGATCTTCTTTAACAAG TGGGTTTTGTCATCTAAGGAAATAAACTTTCCTTATCCTCTTGGACTGACTCTGCTTCACATGGTTTTCTCctctgttttgtgttttgtattAACCAAGGTTTTCAAg GTTatgagggttgaggaaggaatGACACTGGAAAT ATATACAACTTCAGTTATTCCAATTGGTGCAACGTTTGCAATGACTCTGTGGCTGGGAAACACAGCATACCTCTATATATCTGTGGCTTTTGCACAAATGTTGAAGGCTATCA TGCCAGTAGCTGTTTTCATTCTTGGTGTAGCAGCTGGACTTGAAATGATGAGCTGTAGAATGCTTCTCATAATGTCAGTGATAAGCTTTGGTGTTCTAGTGGCTTCTTATGGAGAAATAAATATCAACTGGATTGGAGTTGTGTACCAGATGGGTGGAGTTGTTGGAGAGGCCTTGAGACTTATTTTTATGGAGATTCTGGTGAAGAGGAAGGGTCTGAAATTAAACCCTATATCTGTCATGTACTATGTCAGTCCCTGCAG TTCTGTTTTCCTGTTTATTCCTTGGATCTTTCTGGAGAAATCAAGGATGGAAGCACATGGGACATGGAACCTTCAACCACTAGTGTTAATGCTCAACTCTCTCTGCACCTTCGCTCTCAATCTATCAGTTTTCCTTGTGATCTCACATACGAGTGCTCTGACCATTCGTGTGGCTGGAGTCGTCAAGGATTGGGTGGTTGTCTTGCTGTCTGCCCTTCTATTTGCAGATACAAAGCTAACAATTATAAACCTGTTTGGCTATGCTATTG CTATTGCTGGTGTAGCAGCATATAATAATCACAAATTGAAGAAGGAAGCTTCTAAAGGCAGTTCTGATGAATCGAAACATCCTGAATCCATACCTTTGACTGAACCATCAACTTCCAACAGTTAA